A DNA window from Grus americana isolate bGruAme1 chromosome 27, bGruAme1.mat, whole genome shotgun sequence contains the following coding sequences:
- the LOC129196907 gene encoding olfactory receptor 14I1-like — protein sequence MSNGSSITEFLLLAFTDTRELQLLHFWLFLGIYLAALLGNGLIITAIACDHHLHTPMYFFLLNLSLLDLGSISTTVPKAMANSLWDTRAISYTGCAAQVFFFFFLMSAEFSLLAVMSYDRYIAICQPLHYGTLLGSRACVHMAAAAWGTGFLYAVLHTANTFSVPLCQGIDLDQFFCDVPQILKLSCSDAYLREFGFIVGGACLFFGCFVFIMLSYVEIFRAVLRIPSEQGRHKAFSMCLPHLAMVSLFVSTGMFAYLKPPSISSPSLDLVVAVLYSVVPPAVNPLIYSMRNKELKGVVWKLMTRCF from the coding sequence ATGTCCAatggcagctccatcactgagttcctcctcctggcattcacagacacacgggagctgcagctcttgcacttctggctcttcctgggcatctacctggctgctctcctgggcaatggcctcatcatcactgccatagcctgcgaccaccacctccacacccccatgtacttcttcctcctcaatctctccctcctcgacctgggctccatctccaccactgtccctaaagccatggccaattccctctgggacaccagggccatctcctacacaggatgtgctgctcaggtctttttctttttctttctgatgtcagcagagtTTTCACTCCTTGCAGTCATGTCCTATGaccgctacattgccatctgccaacccctgcactacgggaccctcctgggcagcagagcttgtgtccacatggcagcagctgcctggggcactgggtttctctatgctgtgctgcacacggccaatacattttcagttccactctgccagggcattgacctggaccagttcttctgcgatgttccccagatcctcaagctctcctgctcagatgcctacctcagggagtTTGGGTTTATTGTGGGTGGTGCCTGTTTATTCTTTGGTTGTTTCGTTTTCATTATGCTGTCCTATGTggagatcttcagggccgtgctgaggatcccctctgagcagggacggcacaaagccttttccatgtgcctccctcacctggccatggtctccctgtttgtcagcacTGGCATGTTTGCCTACttgaagcccccctccatctcctccccatccctggacctggtggtggcagttctgtactcggtggtgcctccagcagtgaaccccctcatctacagcatgaggaacaaggagctcaAGGGTGTAGTGTGGAAATTGATGACTAGATGTTTTTAA
- the LOC129196908 gene encoding olfactory receptor 14J1-like, with translation MSTGSSITEFLLLASTDTQELQLLHFWLFLGIYLAALLGNGLIITAIACDHHLHTPMYFFLLNLSLLDLGSISTTVPKAMANSLWDTRAISYTGCAAHVFFFFFLMSAELSLLTVMSYDRYVAICQPLHYGTLLGSRACVHMAAAAWGSGFLNAVLHTASIFSLPLCQGNALDQFFCDIPQILKLSCSRSYFREVGLLTLSVFLGFGCFVFIVLSYVEIFRAVLRIPSEQGRHKAFSTCLPHLAVVSLFVSTVIFSHLKPPYISSPSLDLVVAVLYSLVPPSANPLIYSMRNQELKQAIRKVISWMFLMKNLSQL, from the coding sequence ATGTCCActggcagctccatcactgagttcctcctcctggcatccACAGAcacacaggagctgcagctcttgcacttctggctcttcctgggcatctacctggctgctctcctgggcaatggcctcatcatcactgccatagcctgcgaccaccacctccacacccccatgtacttcttcctcctcaacctctccctcctcgacctgggctccatctccaccactgtgcctaaagccatggccaattccctctgggacaccagggccatctcctacacaggatgtgctgctcacgtctttttttttttctttctgatgtcagcagagtTGTCCCTTCTCACAGTCAtgtcctatgaccgctacgttgccatctgccaacccctgcactacgggaccctcctgggcagcagagcttgtgtccacatggcagcagctgcctggggcagtgggtttctcaatgctgtgctgcacacagccagtatattttctttaccactctgccagggcaatgccctggaccagtttTTCTGTGATATCCctcagatcctcaagctctcctgctcacgATCCTActtcagggaagttgggcttcttacATTAAGtgtttttttaggttttggctgttttgttttcattgtgctgtcctatgtggagatcttcagggccgtgctgaggatcccctctgagcagggacggcacaaagccttttccacgtgcctccctcacctggccgttgtctccctgtttgtcagcacTGTCATATTTTCTCACCTAAAGCCCCCCtacatctcctccccatccctggacctggtggtggcagttctgtactcgcTGGTGCCTCCATCAGcgaaccccctcatctacagcatgaggaaccaggagctcaagcaGGCCATTAGGAAAGTGATTTCATGGATGTTTCTCATGAAAAATTTATCTCAGTTATGA